Within Thermus sp. CCB_US3_UF1, the genomic segment TTTTGTAGGGCTTCCCGCACGAGGCCGAGCAGGGTTAGGGCCAGGGCCAGAAGGGCGTAGAGGGCAAAGAGGTGGCGGTAGATGGGCCTGGGGGGCGGGAGGAGGGGTTCTTGGGCCTCCAGGAGGGGGGGGCGGGAGAGGAGAAGGGCGGGAAGGGCCAGGAGGGCCAACCAGATGCCCAAGGCCGCCGCCTCCCCCAAGGGGTCTTGGGCCAGGGGGCTCATGAGGCGGGCGTAGGCCAGGGTGGGAAGGACATAGACCCTTTCGGGGAGGCCCAGCACCGCGGGCACCCCGAAGTTGCCCAAAAGGGCCAGGTACAGGGCCCCCCCTGCGGCCAGAAGGGGGGGCAGGAGGGGGGGGAGGAAGACCCTGAGGGCCCTCACCCCCACCACCCCGTGCACCCGGGCTGCCCCTAGAAGGCCCAGGGCCACCCGCACCTGAGGCTTGAGGAGGAGGTAGGCCAGGGGGGTGTAGTGCAGGGTCCAGGCCAGGAGGATTCCTGGGGCCCCATAGGCCTCCATCCCTATCCCCTCCAGGCTGAAGAGCACCCCCATCCCCGTCACGAAGGGGGGGACCAGGTAGCCCAGGAGGAGGAGCCCCTCCCATCCCCGGCCCACCCGGCCCAGGAGGCCCCATGCGGCTAAGGCCAGGGCGAGAAGCAGGGTGAGCAGGGTGCCCGCACCCGCCAAAGCCAAGCTTTGCAGGACCACGTCCAGGTCCTGCAGGGTCCGGGGGAAGGTAGGGAGGCCGCGGAGAAAAAGGAGGAAGAGGGGCAGGGCCAGGGCCAAGGCCAAGCCCCAAAGGAATATGCGCAGAAGGGGGAGGGTTTTCACCGCCGTAGGCCGAAAAGGGTGTTGAACCGCTCCAGGGTGGCGCTGTCAGCGAACCGGGCCTTGAGCCCTACCACCTGTTCGGGAGCTCCTTGGGGTCTAGGAGCCCCGGGCATCACCGGGTAGTACCCCCTCTCGGCGAAGATCCTCTGGGCCTCGGGGGAGAGGAGGAAGTTGAGGAAGCGCACCGCCAGTTCGGGGTTCTTGCTCCAGGAGGCCACGGCCACGGGGGTGGGCACCAGGATGGCCCCGTCCCGGGGATAGACCACGGCCAGGGGGGCTCCCCGGGCGATCTCCTGCCGCACCCCGAAGTCGGTGGTGATGGCGAGGCCGTACTCCCCCCGGGCCAGCTTCTGCTGGAGCACGGGGTTGGACTGCTCTATCCGGAGGCCCTGCTCCTTTAGCTGGGCGAAGAAGCCCATCCCTAGCCGCTCTGCCAGGGTACCCACCGTGGCCAAGGCGGCCCCGGAGAAGTTGGGGTCGGGCATGGCCAGGAGGTTGCGGTACTCCGGCCTTAGGAGGTCCCGCCAGAGGGCGGGTGGGGTCCGCACCCTTTGCGTGTTCACGGCCAGGATGTTGTAGAGGAGGCGCACCTCGTGGTAGAGCCCCCCTCCCGGGGCGTACTGCACGGGGTAGCCCGGAACCGTGGGCGGCACCCGGCGGAGGAGGCCCTTGGCCCCAAGCTCCTTGAGGAAGTCCTCGTTGGCGAACCAGAGCAGGTCGGGTTGGGGGTTGCCCGCCTCCAGTTCCGCCCGCAGCTTGGCCACCACCTCCCCCGTGCCTGAGCGGAAGACCTGGACCTGGACCCCGGGGTTCCGGGCACGGAAGGCCTCCACCAGGGCGTTCACGTCAGCCAGGACCTCCGAGGTGTAGAGGGTAAGGGTGCCCTGGGCCAGGGCAGATCCCACCAAGAGCGCAAGGGTAAGGACGCTTTTCCCCTTCACGGTTCCGAGGCTATGGGGTCCGTGTCAGGAGCGCGTCAATCGGTTTCGCCCATGATGTCTGGCTGGATCCTTCAACCCCGCGGGAGGATGGGAACCGGCAGGGGATCCTTAATGTAGGAAAAGCCCGGGGGCCCCTTTCGGGGGCCCCACAGGGGGTGTCTTCGCTTACCGCTTGAGGGCTGGGTCTAGGTTCAGAGGCTTGGCCAAGCGGATCCAGATGAACTCGTTGGGGTCCTTCACCCCGGCCCCCCGCCCGCCCGTGGCCGGGTAGTTGTTGTCGTTGACCAGGAGGAGGGTCTCCCCGTCCAGGGGGAGGACGGCCTCAATGGTGAAGTAGGGGAAGCGGTAGGCCCCGCCCCGGCTGAAGGGGGAAAGCCCCCTGGGGTCGCGCAGGTTCAGGAGGTCCACCAGGAGCTCCTTGCTCACGAAGCCCTGGGCGTCCTTGCGCTTCAGGTTCACCAGGTAGACCCGCTTGAACCGGGCCTCGTCCCCCTGGCGGCTGTCCCGCTCGATGACCAGGTACTCCTCCTCGTTCACGGCCACGATGTCCCCGATGGCGTGGGCGGGGTCCTCGAGGCGGTAGAGCCCCGCCAGGCCCAGGTAGCGCCGGGCGGCGGGGTCAAACTCGTAGATGCGCAGGGTCCCGGGCGGGTCCCCCGCCACCGCCCCCTCCAGCATGGGGTAGATGCGGGTCTTGCCCGGGTTGATGGCCATGCCCTCAAACCCCCGGGAGGTGGCCAGGTTGGCGGGATAGGCCTGCCCAGGGGCCGGGGGGTTGAGGAGGAGGGCCGGGTTCTGGGGGGCCCGCACCTGGTCCTTGGCCGGGTCCTTGCCCTGGCCGAAGTCGGGGGTGGGGTAGGGGGGGTCCAGGAGGACCCCATCCGGGCCGAAGCGGAGGAGGTAGGGGCCGAACTCATCCCCCACCCACAGGCTCCCGTCCGGGCCGATGACGAAGGACTCGGGGTCAAAGTCGTACCCCGTGAGGAGGCGCTCCCGCGTGCCCTCGTTCAGGATGGGGAAGGGCACCTTGCGCAAGGGGTCGCGAAGCTGCACGTGGCGCAGGACCTCCA encodes:
- a CDS encoding ABC transporter permease, giving the protein MALALALPLFLLFLRGLPTFPRTLQDLDVVLQSLALAGAGTLLTLLLALALAAWGLLGRVGRGWEGLLLLGYLVPPFVTGMGVLFSLEGIGMEAYGAPGILLAWTLHYTPLAYLLLKPQVRVALGLLGAARVHGVVGVRALRVFLPPLLPPLLAAGGALYLALLGNFGVPAVLGLPERVYVLPTLAYARLMSPLAQDPLGEAAALGIWLALLALPALLLSRPPLLEAQEPLLPPPRPIYRHLFALYALLALALTLLGLVREALQNPYTGALDPAFGEALALPLVQRGLRNSLLLALATTGLLLLLALALRPFPQALGRLRRVLDLHYLLPGTLLGLGLILLLGPTPLYGTPWILFLAYLLNFAALALRALEGSVRVEGAVWAGRVHGLGAWRAWLRLGYPLLLPSAFAGFFLIFPLAFAEITLSALLYAPGAETVGVAVLSALNGGLYREAAALGLLLMALSATTLLGRPRW
- a CDS encoding esterase-like activity of phytase family protein, which translates into the protein MKNLLPLLTLLAFLGYLASPRGAGQGEATPALELVGWALLPADTFAPGPPSGAYRETPGFRSPSPAFAGQPVQGFSAIQRGPVAGTYWVLSDNGFGSKANSPDYLLRLYLVRPEPKTAQGGEGGVEVLRHVQLRDPLRKVPFPILNEGTRERLLTGYDFDPESFVIGPDGSLWVGDEFGPYLLRFGPDGVLLDPPYPTPDFGQGKDPAKDQVRAPQNPALLLNPPAPGQAYPANLATSRGFEGMAINPGKTRIYPMLEGAVAGDPPGTLRIYEFDPAARRYLGLAGLYRLEDPAHAIGDIVAVNEEEYLVIERDSRQGDEARFKRVYLVNLKRKDAQGFVSKELLVDLLNLRDPRGLSPFSRGGAYRFPYFTIEAVLPLDGETLLLVNDNNYPATGGRGAGVKDPNEFIWIRLAKPLNLDPALKR
- a CDS encoding ABC transporter substrate-binding protein, with the translated sequence MGSALAQGTLTLYTSEVLADVNALVEAFRARNPGVQVQVFRSGTGEVVAKLRAELEAGNPQPDLLWFANEDFLKELGAKGLLRRVPPTVPGYPVQYAPGGGLYHEVRLLYNILAVNTQRVRTPPALWRDLLRPEYRNLLAMPDPNFSGAALATVGTLAERLGMGFFAQLKEQGLRIEQSNPVLQQKLARGEYGLAITTDFGVRQEIARGAPLAVVYPRDGAILVPTPVAVASWSKNPELAVRFLNFLLSPEAQRIFAERGYYPVMPGAPRPQGAPEQVVGLKARFADSATLERFNTLFGLRR